The DNA sequence tctcgcctaggcgagacatgctcgcttgggtgagaaaACCAGTGCCCACCACTGTCTCTCGTGCAACAGTCCAACAATACCACCAAACCAACGCAATAACATCTCATAAACTCACAATAGCATGTCATCCAATCAAATCATGCAATATCATCAAGCAATCACGAAAAATCACAGATTTAGAAAAAATCCTAACTtccttacctggaaataagcTAGTAGACTATTCTGACGCGACCTCGACACCGAACAAAAGAGCACAACAGCTCTAGGAACAAAGATAAGTAGTTGGAAGGAAACAGTGGGACAAAGCAGAACAAGTCATTGGGATGAGCCTCAAGGAAATGCTGAAAATAAAGCTAGAGGAAGACCACTATGAGTTCAGAAGCAACTTACATGGAGAGGAAGAGCTTGAGTTCGCTTGGGGAAGTTGAcggctaaccctagcagagcgttctgAAAAGGAAGAGGGGCAACATTTTAGGTTCTATTTTGCAAGAATGAGGCTGAAAGGGAAACCCTAGCAACTTTAGGGGCCTTAGCACCCTATGgaccagcccttaggcccaacagattaaggTCAGTCCTTACACATGAGGgcaaaaaataaaactgaacCTTACAACCTTATTATCCAAGGCACAAAAgcatatatatatcaatattaaaaaaatgtactcACTCAATCTTAGGTTATTCTTTCactacaaattatttttaatttgagaaTCGCAAAGTCTTTATACAAATAAATCTCAATTTTCATCAAGTTGGAATTCGttcacaaattttgaaaaacaataatTCACACCTTCCCacctaaaaaaaacaattcaatcAAAGGAGAACATGCATCTTTTTTGAAACAcaaatctataattttttttatttttttcatctttatcctTGTAATACTATCAAATattacttttgtattttttttttaaaaagagaccaactttattatatttttttaaaaaagagaccaactttattatattttaagatacataaatcaacataataaattatgatatttatttaattatattattttattttaaatttaattaaaaatattttatgaaattatatcgtattaaaagaaaaatactaaaatataaaacaaatataataattaaaaacaaataaaaaaccaaaataattgtttttttaaaaaaattgggttgaaaaataattataaataaattataaatactgtaagatatatttttgtcaattaaaataaattgaatgtgaaattatatcatattaaaacaaaaatgctaaaatataaaaaatataataattaaaaaccaataaaacaccgaaataattgtttttttttaaattgggttgaaaactaattaaaaggtaaattataaatactgtaagatatatttttgtcaattaaaaaaaattgaatgtgaaattatgtttaaatatttccttttttatcaTTTCATATTTACCatataattctatttattaatttcagAAATTTTAGTTGTTAGTTACTTACCTTTTTTCAACAACAAGATATAAAGTGTGAccgaaatattaaatttgaaaaagctTGAAATGTATCATGTATGTAGTCATTCTTCTAAGTTTGTAAAATTTCtcgaaattaatttaaaaaaaaaaaaaaactaaaaaatatgaaaattccgACCTGCCGGATTCGAACCAGCGACCTAAGGATAATCTGTTGGATCTACCACTACAGTCCTCCGCTCTACCAACTGAGCTAAGGTCGgttcatttattcttttaattatataacttttagaatataaatttgaagaaaaacataaaaaagagttaaaattcCGACCTGCCGGATTCGAACCAGCGACCTAAGGATTATCTGCTAGATTGCCGACTACAGTCCTCCGCTCTACCAACTGAGCTAAGGTCGGATCTGACAATAatgtcattttaatattttgtattaatttcaGGTTACTACGATGCgacacatttaattatttatttcatttcaaatcTCGAGGAATGTTTTTCTCTGTCAAAAAAACGTATATATCTAGGGAATTAAATAAGAAGAAGTAGGTTAATTGTTATCAGAATAATCCTTAAAAAAATACCAAGTTAATTGTTATCAGAGTATTTATGTATAAGCCTTTTACTCTCAAGATTTTGATTATACAATAAAAGTATTGAAAAATATTCTATTAAGTAAAGCTGGTagcttttttaataaaaaataaaactagtaATCATTTTGGGATGGAAAATTCTGTGCAAagaaatttctttatttttattattactatcatCATCAGTTTAAAGATGTCCCTTGTTTGGGTAATTCTAAAACTATAATCTCTGAAGTTAAAtgtttactatatatatatatatatatatatatatatatatatatatatatatatatatatatatatatatatatatatatatatatatattggtaaaTCTGTTTAAAAgcagtttttttaaaaaaaaaaccacgctttcaatttcaataagaagatattttttcttaaaaaacaacTTTCAAAGTGGAAATTATCatgtgaaatgaaaaaaaatgaaaaatattgggTATTGTTATAGGTTGTCGGTTCTTTGAGGTTTGGTAAGTGTGAAGCTTCTTATGAAGATTTGCATCTAGTGTGGGTGATGGTTGCCTTgccttatatttatttgatacgGTTTTTTCTATTTCACTTCCTTTATCAAATGATTTATCCCATAAATGTTTCTTTACTAAGTATATATTACTGTTTTTAatgttcataattttatatttaatattacttgGAATCATGTTATACAAGTGCATCACACCTTGTCTTGAACCGAATTAGTTTGGTATTCTTGTGTTCCTCCTCctcgtttcttttaatttcttttattgttaaAGGGATTTTGATGAACACGTGCCAACATAAAAGAACTTAAGAAAAGAGGAAATGCATCATTGTACATGTTTATATTTTGTGCGTAGTAAagaaattatacaattaaaattatttgaatgcTCTTTgagaaatcatttttttttctaaaagcaCAAGATCAATGTTGTTTGTgtgaaattgttttcaaataaattaggGTAAAAACAATTCACTCTTCCATAACTTAAATGTTTATTACACtttttttgtcattattatcatcattattattattattattattattattattattattattattattatgagtttTGCAATGTGCATAAAGAatgaaaaaactaataatttgcTAAACATTTATGCGTACTTGATAATTAGATGGAAGAACCAATCTGAAAGTACTATTGCTAATATATTCTATCAAATCATGCAAAAACCCTATAAGAGAATCTCCTGAAACCGTGTAGAAGATTCCTTGCAATAAATTGAAGGACCCATTGGAGTTACAGAACTGCCGACATCTTAGTTTATTGGATTAAATGACATTGTAATTGTTTTCGTACCACTCTAACACAAGAACACActttaacaaaaagaaatttcTCATTTTCATCATTAAAATGACAACAACATTATTATAGAATGCAGAGTATGCTTATAATATTACATTTCTGTCTCCTTTTTCCGTTGTTCTAACCCCAAAGAGAAATATTACAAAACGAAAAATTCatacaattttacaaaatttcttCTGTCTAGGAGGGCCCTTGAACTTTCGATCCGTATACTTGTATCATTGTTGTTGTCAAGGAATAGCCCCATCTCATGtcatcatttaaaaattaactttctAAGAGATACAACAACATATAGAAGAGATAAAGTTTAGTTCTTCAACTGTAAAATTATACAGTATTCGCAGTGATAAATGACTTACTTCCatataagtaaaatatattatgcaCCTGTTACACCAAATCTGAACTTACTTCGAAATTTCCTTTACCACATCAAGCACATCACAGTGATTCGATTTGGTGTAACATAATGTTGGATACCAGTAAacacataatattattttatttatatgaacCATTCCATGATTAAGCACACCAAACATTGCAAAAGTTTATTATAGAAGAGTCAATTATTCAGTTCTGAAAGTGTTACCCCCAACACTCAGGTGTTAGTCTGTGGTCTCTTTTGGGATCTTGGCAATAGTTATAGACCATGTGGTATTTCTGCACCGATCTCATGGTCCAATATTGGCGTCTGGTCAAGCCACCAGATCGATATGGTGAGGCTGAAGCCAAACGGCACCAACGAGAGGCATAGGCTGAGCAACCACCAACCTTGAAGTTAGTGTACTTTGCAACAAAAGGTTGGTATCTGTAATCAGCTTTATATTTTCCATCTTCTGTTGCCCATGATGAGGCATCCCATATTGAACCATAAAGCCACATTGGTCGTAGTGGAAATGTTTCTGCACTCTTTCTTGGGTACCTCCTTATGGGAATATCATCCACAAGGAATCTGATATGTAACTTCATAATGTCAGTAAAAGcagttaatttatatatatatatatatacaaacacacacacaagtATAAAGTGGCAGTGATTGTATAATATCATACACAACTTTGTATAATGTTATATGCAATATGGTTTCTGATTAttgtatataaattgaatttgatgtCAGTTATTACAATGTAAAGAATGTGTGTTGTCAACAATTTCTGATTAGTTTTCATATTACTGTGCTAATTCATGAACAGTAAACTTTAAAGTTATGGGGAAAGTGGGAAAGTGTGAAAGTAATGTTATAATAACTTCAGAGGCCATAAAGTGTATTAGAGTGGATAGATTTTTACTTTACCCCACACTTGTAATAGTTCCAAGTTTATAGTGTTgattccttttttcttttctctatctGCTTCAGTGGAAAATGAAATGTTTCCTTCCCTATCTTCTCTAACTAGGAAGGAAATATAGGTATGCATTGTAAAATGTAAAGTGACTTACATTATTTCCTTAGGCCTCCAAAGTATAGCATAGTGATGAAAATTTTGTGTAGGATCAAACCAAAGGTGGAACTTCATTTCTCTGCCAATGATGGTGCCATCACCACTTCCTCTTATATAAACATTGGTCTGTAAAGTGTAAGGCTTTCCGAATGTCGTCCCAAGAAACTCAATGTCCACTTCATCATGGAAGCCAGGATGTGCCTCATTGTTAGAAAGCTGTCATTTATCAAATCATTTGTAAACTTGAACTAAAAATGAATGTAATGTGAAAGCTACAAACTTTCCATCAATCAACTTatacttttgtaaaaaaaatcctTTGATCATAACTTACATAGAAAGCTGTAATAACTCCTGCTGTATAGCCAGGATGGAGCTTAATGGAAGCACCAAAGTACCCGGATCGAAATGGACGAACTGACTTGAAGCCACTTCCTGTTAACCAGAAGATGGGTCACGTTTCAATCACATAAATACTTGTTTGATGACTATGAATTGAAAGCGAGTTTAAGCTAAAGACTCAAACCTGAGGTTCTATCAAGCCATATTGTTAATGCATTTTGGTCAATGCTTTGGTGCTGAGGACCCCAAAGATTTCTGAACCCTTTGTAGAAGTTCACAGGCCTGAATTTGGAACTTGGCCTGTAACTAGGTGAAGGTGGCCAGTAAGCATTGCTTGGGGAAGCCACAAAGAATAAAATAGCAAAGAGAGGTATCAGAGCCATGAAGGAAACGGTGAGTAAGTGAGGTAAAGTGTAAGCAGGAAGCAGAATGATGCTGCTATTATAAATGCAGTGTGAGAGAGTGAAAATGAGAGGGACTGTTCAAAGAAAGTGCATCTGAGAGTATGGCAGTacaatttgatgaaaataagaaaatcagTGGGTCCCTCCATGAAGAATTAACTGTGACACTGAGGAGAATTGGGTAGGGATTAGAAAATTAAGAATAGCAACAattaattatagattatagatcATTACAGACAGAATGGATGGGGTTTAATAGTTGGATTACATTCAATTACACTTTGCTGGCTCACTTAAATTGTCATTCTCTTTTTCCCAACGCAACTACTTTCCTTCTCACTATTAATGTCAGAAAACCTTTTAGTGAGAGCATAGAAAAGCTGATGGTATGCAGAAGAGGGTAGATGGGGTGCCTTAAATGTTGTGTTTGCATGgttctttaaataaatagttcTAAATACAATGCAATGATGTTATTTACGAACAATATTCCTTGCACTGTTTTAATATCAGTGCCTTTTTAAGtaataactaataaaagaagaaaaatacatGTCTCAATACTCACACTTGATCTTTATTTCTCTGAACtgaaaaattgtgaaaatgagGGGTCTGAAATTTGGAGCACAAATAGCACAAGCCTTTCTGATGGATGTGTCAGAGCTCTGAAAGCACTCGCTGGATTAACCCAATTTTTTGCACTTTTCACCATGCCATTTCCCTCTTCATTGTGTCTGTTACTGTTCAGTGAAGCATAACTGTAAGTGGAGGCCAGAactaaacaaataaatgaaCGCACAAATAATAACTTGAGGTGAAAGAGGTGTGGGCCAAGTGAGTAATGGTGCGTTTTAACCTATGAAAATTTCATGAATGAGGTGGGTCAGGAACTATCCATCAATAATGGTCCCAAATCTTCGTATCAGGGGGGCACACGCATAATTGGACTCGCAAAAATAACCCTCTGATGTATGATTCATAAGCTTAGCCTCAAGAGTTGatataaacaataaagaaaaggaATTGAAACATCAAATTACTGTTGAAATTTAAATGGGAGTCTATGAATAGAAATCAGAAAGTTAAgtaatataaaaggaaaaaatccataaacatgttatcttaaaatttttgttgttgaattttTCCGATAATTGGACACTGGCTGAATTGTAAGGTGAGTATTACTTTATAAATGCGTGAAGGTTGAAAATCAGATGCAGAACAATCACAGTGGATTAGTTGATCAGAGTTTTTCTCTATGAAAGTGTGTGTTTACCATATTTGGCTACATTTAACAATATACAAACTGTCCAAGTCAAAAGTGGTATATAATCcccaaataaacaaataactaAGTTTTATGAAAGATTGTGAGCAATTTTAGAGACAAAAATGCAGAGAACCAGAAAGATTAGTGCTCCCTTCAAATATTTGGTATCGTGGACCCCTGACCAATGTCCCATGaatctaacaaaatttagaGTCTAGGGTACCAAATAGTACTGAAAATTAAAGCATGGTTTCCCATTTGCAAACCACAAAATCAGAAGACATGTATCTGGTATAGAGTAGAAGGCACTACCAAGTTTCCAACTGTAACCACCGCTGCACATAAACACaatgtataaaattaataaccaCAGAAAAATAGAGTTGCAAGGAATACGtgtacaacaacaataatacaaCCCCAAATTACAGAAACAATAAATgtgacaagaaaaaaaaaatgtataatggGGATTTGTGTGCTGTGGATTTTCATTTACAACTTGCAAGAGCTTCTTTTCTTGACCTATACATGCAGACAAATTCACACGATTGGAAGCACACACTACTCTGTCGGTAACACAGAGAAAGGGCGTGATGAGAATGGCAGTAGGGTCACCTTGCCTTAGCCGACACTAATCACAAAGctcatattcatatatcataTATGATGAGGCTTGATTTGGTTCTTCTCCTATTTCAAAGAACTTGTCCATAGGAACACGTAAAACTAAAGTTGCTGCTATGATCCTGAATTAGTAAGACCCTTAAAAGGGGATGCATAAACTTTGTTACAATCatcgattttttttattttacgatATTGAGAATATGGTCCCTAATCCCAATTTTGTTGCTAACTTGGCATGAAAGATGCACCTTGTTCTTTCTGTTGGAAAATAGTATAATAGTTGATGTAGCTTCGTTTTTGGGATTGTGTCCTCTACTTGATTTGGTGAAATTGATTCCACCGTCCCCTTGACTTTGTCACCTCCAAAAGATTGCGTAGAACACTGATTGTGACTGTAGCATTTACGAATTACTTCGCGATTTTCAAGCATAAAGGCTAAGTTGTTTCGTCGGGAGGGTGAGTGTCAATGACATAacaaataaatgagaaatgGTGTTTTTGTTAACGTATATTATTAGCGGAGATGCAACATATATGGGTCTCCGTTTCAGCAGGCAGTCTCGTTtctaatatgaaattatttaattgaaactGTAAAAATATACATAGGCCAtatgttcatatatatatatatatatatatatatatatatatatatatatatatatatatatatatatatatattatggttactattattattataatcataaaattaaaataattttcaaaattttattggaaatagtttttatttattttgtaattaaataatttaattagaaaatatatcaaaacgaaaagaaaaaaaaaaactgttaaaTTTAAAGGAACTATGTGTTGGAAGTCTTACGTtgattaaagataaaaacatttcatagtatataagtggggtgTAAACCCCACCTTACAAAtcgattttgtggggttgaattaggtttaaacTTCACTTCTAACATGTTATCAGAGTCAAGGTAGAACCTATTCTAACAATTTGTTCCGCTCGATATCAACAGACCACCCATTTATAGACTCGCACACGAGATGTATATACTCATTCTTACTACTTACAAAATTTTTGTCCGCTTGTAATTggaaataattaaagtttttatgaatttaattatgatatacgaaataaatttcaaaaaataatcacctattatgaatttaattattgatatttaaatttaggtTTAATAACACAAAAAGTCTCTGTTTTCGATAAAAAATCTCAATTGGGTTCTCAACTTTTAAGTCGTCCCAATTagatcttattttttaaaatttgtttcaatttggtcatttccgTTAGGGCATCATTGACAACGTTAATTGGATGTCAAGTGTTAgttcgtgtttttttttaaattttaaattttttttttaaatttttttataatttatattttttttctttttttttcttaataaaacaattgacacatgtcaaattaggattttgtcacgtgtcaatttgtggttttttttattatttaattttcttaaaaaaaattaatttaaaaaaaattgtcacataTCAAATTAAGATTCTGTCACGTTTCAATTGTTTATGTGAAAAATCTCGATTTGatcttgtatttgttattttgtctcaatctagtcctaatttctttttaaactggagtaatttcatctctttcaaATTGAGACCAAGTTTAACCtgcatataaatattataattatatttttattataatagatatttttaactaaattaagtttatttaaatttaaaatttgcatTGAACTTGTAATGTCCCAATTTAGTAGGATAATTCTGATAAATAAAACGTTGCAGGGTTATAGTATAAAATGGAGCACCAACAAAAAACATATAAGAATTAACCTTCTATAATTATCCATAATATTATTAGAGGAAAAGTACTAAGGCACAAAACATTGACCATAATCTTAACATAGAGTGCTCACAGTAAGGagttgcaaaaaaataaaaataaaatggtatGACAAAAGTTGCTCAAAAGAGCATAGCTATCATGCCCAAAACAAGACAACAACATCACTATCACCCGAACAATCCTCAGGAATCTCCACGtctgctcacaccaaggatttggtgatcatcgcaaaaagaaacaccacacaagaaaacaaacacaagcaaaagggtaagctagagataaaatatttaacatgtttattAAGCAAGCAGATTATAAAAGAGGTTATAGACAAGCAAAGCAATAAACACCCAAAACATGTGAAAGCAAACAATTGAAGGACTCTCTaactcaatatccggatcatactcttgatataaaattctaaaggaagtatgcacctgtgctggtttctaaactctgcagagtctagacgcaaggggttatcacccaaccacacacagggttaatcctctaatgtcttgggcccaatatgtcccaagactaggaccttctgccactctcaccacataaattattctactctatgtgagcgtgaataattattagagttcaggatacaTTCCTTTATCTaaacatctcctatatcaaggtatacactaaccaccatcaccaagagtttcccttgaaactTTTTTACCAACAAAATCCACATGCCATATCAAGCATTCAATTCTCATGCCAAACCACCACCAACCATACaatcatgttttccatttcatacacAACATAACAAGATCCCATTCAATCTCAtgctttataaatgcataccaatgTCCAACCCAACCAAGTCATGGCTCATTACATAACCACACATTATGCAAAtgatttgggattttagaaataaaactacagcttgtgtaaagctccaaaaattttgtatttatattcaaattaaagatgattgaatcaagaaccaaatgcaacaagaaccaacttaattgaataactatagagaaagttattcaccaaacaagcaacgaaggtcaatgttgtcaacaaccaaactatagGAACCTTGCGATAAATAccgctctcactacagagctctgattcaagatccgaccggtcaaagtcaagaaaTAGTTGTTAAGGATCatctgttaaaatttcagctcgatccaacggttaatgaagTAGGAACCCttattttacgaaaagtgtacAATGTAGGAAAACAGGTAATGCCACACCATATGCTTCTTAGTTGTGAGATTTTGACTTGTTCCACTGCAGAATTTGGTATCTTGCACTTTTATCTTCTCAAAATCATTTCAAAGTGGTTTATAGATGATACCAAACTGAACAATTGCAACAATCAATATCTCTCATTCCAATTGCAATCCAAACTACATAAAATTCTCTAACCCATAAATACCCAAACATGAAATTCATCCCAATTCAATGCaatcatcaatcaaacatacttaGCACATTCTAGAACGAAAATAAGTACGCactatttcaaagaaaaagaagaagttctagcttcccttacctgaaaaaAGAGGACTGTAGTGTAAGAGAGCTCTAAGAAGGCTCACTATAGCACAACAATAGTGTAAGAAGTTGAAAAAGAAGGACGTACAAGTATGAAAACGAGACCTTGACAAAGACTTCATGAGACTAGGACTTAGGAACAAAGACAAGTGGAAAGGAAACGAGGTTTTAATGTAACTTACATGGAGATATGAGCTCAGACAGCTCCGAACAAGGACAGTTTACTGGCTCAAGATGCAAAGGTtagtgccctagcagagctcttgcAGCACTACAAGGGAGGGGGAGAGACTGTTTTCTGTAAAAAGTGACAGAATGAAGAGTGAGTGACTGTGAGGGGGTCTTGAGGGGTCCAAAGTGGGCTGAACATGGGCCCTTGAAAAGACTAGGTCCCAACCCCTCTGTGGAgtaaagtgtaaaaataaaagaggtctcacataactttatttaaaattttgttttaataatttctagacaattttataaattcaaatgtaaaatttttgaacaattttataacaattacaaacatttaaattttacatttgaattttgtaattgtaataaaactattttaaaatttatatttgaatttataaagttgtttagaaattattaaaacaaattttttaaataaagttcaatgcaaaatttaaatataaataaagttaatttggttaaaatatctattataataaaaatatcattataatatttatataaaagttaaatttggtctcaatttgaaaGGGATGAAATTACtccaatttacaaagaaattatgactaaattgagacaaaataacaaatacaaggaccaaatcctgatttttcacataaataattGACATGTCGCAAAACCATAATTTGACATttggcaattttttttaaattaaaaaatatgtttaaaacaaatttaaaaatcaaaaaaatcacaagctgacatgtggcaaaatcctaatttgacacgtgctagttgtttttttttaaagtaaaagaaaataaaaaaaaacacgagCTGTGACACACAGTTAACATCGTCAATGATGTCCTAATGGAAAGGACCAAAttggaacaaattttcaaaaatagaaccCAATCAGGATGACTTAAAAGTTGAGGACCCAATTGAGATTTTTTGATGAAAACGAGAACCTTCTGTGTGATTAAACCTTAAATTTATATCACATTTTCTATCAAGGGTAAAATAGTAATCACATAATATCatccattaaaatattttttaatctattataatCATCACATCATATAGTTTCATCTCAAACTCACTCAAATCACACCATACTTTACTTAACCCAAACAAACCCACCTTCACCTCTATTTCCTCTCAAATCCACTTAAATTCACTCCATCAAATCCATCTTTCAATCCAAACatgagttaaatatataaaagtttttacTTAGTTAGTAATTTAGTCATaatatttgtcaaatttatttaatgtgatcttcttctttttttgtcatcaacttaatttttattttatttaaaatggtttaatgtCGTCTCTTTGGTTAATGTGTTTTAGAAGGTGATCACGTATTAGTGTACTATCACCTCCATCCCTCTATCTCCTTCCTCTGCCTCCCCCACATTCCACTTGTTGCCACCTTTACCTTTACCAATCGTGTCGCCATAAACAACCTCCACAACACCACCAACTCCAACATCATGCAACCCACACATTTGAGTGCCACTTTGATGTCATGGGTGAGCATGATGACATTTCGTGAATAGATGCCATGAAATGAAAGGCATCACACTCATGGGGTTCTAGCCATAATGCATCAATAACCTAACAATTGAGGGATGGGCCAAAATTAAAGGTTGAGGAGCTTAAGAGGAAACCAAAAAGCTCATGCCTTCCATTCTCTTTAGAAACCGTTTGGGTAAAAAGTGAAACGAATCTATCGTAGTCTCTACATTGGAATAAGAAGCATTGGTGATTTTGTCATTTGGGCTCTTCACCACCCACATAAATCATTGCTCACTCGTTTCTAGCTTGTAAGCTCATTAATATGAGCATTGTAGAGGGTCCCACTACTTCCAAATGACATACACAACATGCTCCTATATGACTGCTCGTCTAACCACCTTAAACACTCTGACTCCACACGACTCATTTCCATTCCAACTAAAGGTCTCCCCGTGTATAAGGA is a window from the Vigna unguiculata cultivar IT97K-499-35 chromosome 7, ASM411807v1, whole genome shotgun sequence genome containing:
- the LOC114190706 gene encoding probable xyloglucan endotransglucosylase/hydrolase protein 32, which produces MALIPLFAILFFVASPSNAYWPPSPSYRPSSKFRPVNFYKGFRNLWGPQHQSIDQNALTIWLDRTSGSGFKSVRPFRSGYFGASIKLHPGYTAGVITAFYLSNNEAHPGFHDEVDIEFLGTTFGKPYTLQTNVYIRGSGDGTIIGREMKFHLWFDPTQNFHHYAILWRPKEIIFLVDDIPIRRYPRKSAETFPLRPMWLYGSIWDASSWATEDGKYKADYRYQPFVAKYTNFKVGGCSAYASRWCRLASASPYRSGGLTRRQYWTMRSVQKYHMVYNYCQDPKRDHRLTPECWG